The following nucleotide sequence is from Streptomyces xiamenensis.
CAGTGCACCCACACCGTCCCGTCCGGAACCTCGCCGATACGGCCGTGCAGCTCGTGGATCGGGATGTGGACCGAGCCGTCGATGTAGCCGCCCACGCGCTCCGAGTCCCGGCGCACGTCCAGGACGGCCACCTCGTCGCCGCGCTCGCGCACCCGGGCGAGGTCGGCGAAGCGGGCACGCGGGAAGGAGGCGAGCTGCTCGCCCTCCCGGATCCAGCCGGCCGGGTCGCCGGTGGCGGCGGCGGCCGGGCGGTCGATGCCCACCCGCGCCAGCTCCCGCTGCGCGGCGCTGATCTGCCGGGGGGTGTCGGCGAGCAGGGTAACGGGCTTGCCCCACGGGATCAGCCAGGCCAGGTAGGTGGCGAGCTTGCCCTCGCCCTCGAAGTTGAACGAGCCGGCCACGTGCCTCTCGGCGAAGGCCGTGCGGCTGCGCAGGTCCACCACCCACTCGCCCGCGGCCAGCCGGGAGGAGATCTCGCCCGCGTCCGCACGCTCGGGCGGGGTGAGGTCGAGGAGGGCGGGGCCGGCGGCGTTGGCCGGGCCCATGTGCGCGTAGTAGGCGGGCACGTCCTCCAGCCCGGCGAGCATCCGCTGAACGAAGGTGTCCAGGTCCAGGGTGAGCGCGTCGTTGCTGGTGCGTTCCCTGCCGATCGTGGTCGCGTCCCCCTCGGCCTGGGCGGAGGAGCAGAAGCTGCCGAACCCGTGGGTGGGCAGCACCGGCACCTCGTCGTCCAGCTCGTCGGCCAGGCGGTGGGCGGAGGCGTGCTGGGCCCGGGCCAGTTGCTGGGTCAGCCGGGGCTCCACCAGGTCGGGGCGGCCCACCGTGCCGATCAGCAGCGATCCGCCGGTGAACGCCGCCACGCCGCGCCCGTCCTGTTCCAGGACGTAGGAGGTGTGGTGCGGGGTGTGTCCGGGCGTGGCGATCGCCCGCAGGACCAGATCCGCGTCCACGTCCACGGTGTCCCCGTCGCCGACCGGGGTGCGGGCGAAGGACACGTGCGCCGCGGCCGGCACCAGATAGGAGGCGCCGGTGACGCGGGCCAGCTCCAGGCCACCGCTGACGTAGTCGTTGTGGATGTGGGTCTCCGCCACGTACGCGATGGTCACCCCGCGCCTGGCGGCGGCGGCGATCACCTGGTCGATGTCGCGCGGCGGATCGATGACCACCGCGGCAGCGGCCCCGCCGGCCAGGTAGCTGCGGTTGCCCAGACCCTCGAACTCAAGGGTGTCGACGAAGAACACGACTGCCGCTCCTCCACGGGAATGGTGTACCCCGGGGGGTATTCGGTACCCACCCTAACAGGGGTACCCCGGGGGGTATTCCTGTGGTGCTGGGCGTCCCCGGAACCCCGGGTGCGGCATTGCGTCCACCGCGCCGGGTACCCGGCGCAGTATCAAGGAGCCGGGTTCTCCGCCTCACCGAAGGAGCAGCGCACCGTGCCCTACGACCGCACCGTCCGCCTGGCCGTCACCGACTTCGACGCCGCCACCACCGCCGTCCGCCAGGCCCTGGCCGACCAGGGGTTCGGCATCCTCACCGAGATCGATGTCCGGGCCACGCTGAAGGCCAAGCTCGGCCACGACATGGAGGAGTACCTCATCCTGGGCGCCTGCAACCCGCCGCTCGCCCACCGGGCCCTGGAGGCCGACCGCTCCATCGGCCTGCTCCTGCCCTGCAACGTCGTCGTCCGCCGCGACGGCGACCACGTGCTCGTCCAGGCACTCGACCCGGACACCATGGTCACCCTCACCGGCCTGGATTCCCTCAAACCCGTAGCCGACGAGGCCACCGCCCGGCTCGACGCCGCGCTCGGCGCCCTGGCCGCCACCTGACCTCTCCCCGGTTCGGCATCCGGCCGACCCCGGCACGCGACGCCATCGGCGTCCGGGCGAAGGGACAACCGGGAAGAACACCCCGGTCGTCTCCCGGGCCCCTCTCCACGCCGATGGCCCCTCCCACGCTCACCGAACGCGGAAGGGGCCATGGCGTTGGGCCGCCGTACGGGCGCCGGCCGTTACAGCGCGACCAGGACCTTGCCGCGGTTGCCCTCCTGGCCGGTGTACAGGGAGCGGTACGCGCCCGGCAGCGCGTCGAAGCCCTGGTGGATGGTCTGGTGGTAGACCAGCTCACCCTTGCGGATCAGCCCGCCCACCTCCTCGTGCAGTGCCTCGACCATCTCCTCCGTGTACCACTCGTCGGCGAAGATCCCGCGGATCGTGGTGCGCGGGAACATGATGTACGGCAGCAGCCGCGGCCCCGTCCAGTCCCCGTTGACCGTGGTCGCCCACTGCCAGCACACCGCGACCTGGGAGTGCACGTTGAGCATCGTGAACACCGCGTCCGTCACGGTGCCGCCCAGCCAGATATCCGTCCGGCCGGAATCGGTCACTCCGTTCTCTGGCTCATCCATGCGCAACGTCCCTCACCGAAGTCTGGTCAGAGTGAGGAGTTCGCGGACGCCGCCGGCACGGGGGTGACGTTGGGAGAGTTCAGTGACGATGGCGCGGATCGAGGCCCGGTCGCGGATTTCGGCCGGGGCGATGTGGTGGGCGCCAAGGAGTGCTTGGGCGGTCTCCTCGGGCTTGCCCCATCGCCACCATGCCCGGGCCATGTCGGTGTGGTAGCGGCCCCGGCGTTCGGCAGTGGAGAACTGAGCCGGGTTGAGAGTGCGGCCTGCGGCGACGGCGGCCCCGGCGTCGCCGAGGGACCACAGCACGCCCACCTTGTAGAGGGTGACAGTGGCGGTGGAGATGTGGCAGGAGCGCATGCTGGGTAGTTGCGCGGCGGCACGTTCGGCGTCGTGGATCATCTCCAGCGCCCGCTCGCGGTCACCCGCTTCTGCTGCGGCGTATGAGGCGGTGCACAGCATCTGTGCGAGGGCCGCCGCTTGGGCGGGGGTCGACGGGCCGGCAGCGTCGAGGGCGGCGGCAGCCTGAAGAGTGACGTGCTGGGCGATGGTTGCGCGGCCTTCGTGCCGCAGGACAATGCTGAGTGCTCGCGCGGACGACGCGGCAGCGAGTGGGGAGCCGGAGATGCGGGCGTAGATGGTGGAGCGGTCGGCGGTGATCCGGGCGGAGCGCCTCTGTCCGATCTTGGAGAGGGCTTCGGTGGCCAGGTCGTAACAGGCGGCGAGCCGGGCGTAGTCGGCGCCCTCGCCGGTGTCCGCACGGGCTTCGGCGGTGGCCAGGAGGTCCGGCAGCGCCCGCATGAGCCGGGGGTGATCGCCCCCGTCGAACAGCGCGCGGGCCTGGCGGTACTCGGTGACAACGCGGTCAGGGGTCGGGGCGGCTCGTGGTGCGGGCGAGACGTCCAGCGCGTCATCAAGAGCGGTGAGGACACTGAGCGGTACGGCGGCGGCACCGGCGCCGAGTACGGACCGGCGTTTCATCGGATCCTCCTCAAAACCCCCGCGGCCCCCCTGATGGGTGGGGGTAACTGTAGTGCGAGGAGGAGCGTCGGGCGCCATTCCGAGTGCTGCGGCGAACAGGCTCTGTGGGATGGCGAGGGCGTCAGTCAGCCGGTTGAGCATGTCGATGTCGGTCGCCGGGCGTACGCCCGTCTCCAGGCGGCTGACGGCCGAGGCGGAGTACCCGGCCGCCTTGCCGAGGTCCGCTTGCCTCCAGCCGCGTTGCTGTCGGGCCCAGCGGATCAGCCCGGCGATGTCGCCCCCCTTGATGAGCGCCCGGGCTCGTGCGGAGTACCAGTCAGGTACGAGTGGCTGTGCCTGCATGACCGCCCCCAGAAACGCAGCGGGACATCAACTGATCCACGGTAGCGAGCCGGCCGCGGCCGGGTCGAGGCCGTATGCGCAGCACGCACGCGGTGTGCACGGCCCGGGAAATCCCTCGGTGGCCGGCCGGGGCGGCGGTGTGATGGGAGGGCAGCACAGACCCCGGGCAACCTGGCCCGAAGCGCATGCGGAAGGAGAACTGTGATGGACATCCACACCGAGACGAACGAGATCGAGGCGCCGATGGTCGTTGACCTCGGCGACCTGGTCGCCCTGACCCTCGGCCAGGGCAAGGGCAGCAGCGAGGACAAGCGTCGCGCCTACAACCACCACTGATCCCGTGAAGGTGTGGCACCCGGGCCCCCAACCCGGGTGCCGCACCCTCCGCCGTTCAGG
It contains:
- a CDS encoding transcriptional regulator, which encodes MKRRSVLGAGAAAVPLSVLTALDDALDVSPAPRAAPTPDRVVTEYRQARALFDGGDHPRLMRALPDLLATAEARADTGEGADYARLAACYDLATEALSKIGQRRSARITADRSTIYARISGSPLAAASSARALSIVLRHEGRATIAQHVTLQAAAALDAAGPSTPAQAAALAQMLCTASYAAAEAGDRERALEMIHDAERAAAQLPSMRSCHISTATVTLYKVGVLWSLGDAGAAVAAGRTLNPAQFSTAERRGRYHTDMARAWWRWGKPEETAQALLGAHHIAPAEIRDRASIRAIVTELSQRHPRAGGVRELLTLTRLR
- a CDS encoding MBL fold metallo-hydrolase, producing MFFVDTLEFEGLGNRSYLAGGAAAAVVIDPPRDIDQVIAAAARRGVTIAYVAETHIHNDYVSGGLELARVTGASYLVPAAAHVSFARTPVGDGDTVDVDADLVLRAIATPGHTPHHTSYVLEQDGRGVAAFTGGSLLIGTVGRPDLVEPRLTQQLARAQHASAHRLADELDDEVPVLPTHGFGSFCSSAQAEGDATTIGRERTSNDALTLDLDTFVQRMLAGLEDVPAYYAHMGPANAAGPALLDLTPPERADAGEISSRLAAGEWVVDLRSRTAFAERHVAGSFNFEGEGKLATYLAWLIPWGKPVTLLADTPRQISAAQRELARVGIDRPAAAATGDPAGWIREGEQLASFPRARFADLARVRERGDEVAVLDVRRDSERVGGYIDGSVHIPIHELHGRIGEVPDGTVWVHCAGGMRAAIAASLLDAAGRDVVAVDDGFDAATDAGLPLASA
- a CDS encoding DUF302 domain-containing protein, whose protein sequence is MPYDRTVRLAVTDFDAATTAVRQALADQGFGILTEIDVRATLKAKLGHDMEEYLILGACNPPLAHRALEADRSIGLLLPCNVVVRRDGDHVLVQALDPDTMVTLTGLDSLKPVADEATARLDAALGALAAT
- a CDS encoding albusnodin family lasso peptide — its product is MDIHTETNEIEAPMVVDLGDLVALTLGQGKGSSEDKRRAYNHH